Proteins from a genomic interval of Pecten maximus chromosome 13, xPecMax1.1, whole genome shotgun sequence:
- the LOC117340417 gene encoding uncharacterized protein LOC117340417 translates to MAKRLLEAGTRFTGTFRANARGQPQAIKKPILNAGQAVYMRQGSILLCAYKEKPTRKPVRLISNCQTATVTNARQKPEMVNLYNRFMGGVDLNDQLTLTYDDNRKSVKAWKKVVWNMIHRILLNAYICYTHNTDRHLIVSRVEFIQLIVESLCQEQLDQRIPGGIRRRHNPMGVVPINGHVMMGMEDVVLEAHVEYATVDYTPNA, encoded by the coding sequence ATGGCAAAGCGACTGCTAGAGGCGGGTACTAGATTTACCGGTACATTTCGAGCCAATGCCAGAGGTCAACCACAAGCCATCAAAAAACCGATTCTCAACGCAGGACAAGCTGTATACATGCGACAGGGCAGTATTTTACTATGCGCATACAAAGAGAAGCCTACCAGGAAACCCGTCCGTTTGATATCAAATTGTCAAACAGCAACAGTAACAAACGCGAGGCAAAAACCGGAAATGGTAAATCTATATAATCGGTTCATGGGAGGGGTTGACCTTAATGACCAACTCACATTGACATATGACGACAATAGGAAAAGTGTAAAAGCTTGGAAAAAGGTTGTTTGGAACATGATACACAGAATTTTGTTGAATGCATACATATGctatacacacaacactgacCGACACCTAATTGTTAGTCGCGTTGAGTTTATCCAACTCATTGTGGAAAGTCTATGTCAAGAACAGCTTGACCAGCGTATACCTGGTGGAATTCGACGTCGCCATAATCCCATGGGTGTGGTTCCCATCAATGGTCACGTCATGATGGGAATGGAAGACGTCGTGCTAGAAGCGCATGTCGAATATGCCACCGTGGATTACACGCCCAATGCATGA